The following coding sequences are from one Eucalyptus grandis isolate ANBG69807.140 chromosome 11, ASM1654582v1, whole genome shotgun sequence window:
- the LOC104446164 gene encoding transcription factor MYC2 produces MRASLRTPSYASTSYIRETSWLELNNLLLMEELASCASSSLLFPFHHKASPTLQQLVHLILQTRTEEWIYFIFWRPSRDKHGCLVLTWADGHFQGTTRDPFTSKHTTKRVLEETQCLNDKFAHSSDIGDPEWYYIFSVARSYSSEHGLLGKAFRSGGHVWLNGEDRHELEMYECDERVKEARMYGIKSIACISIPNGSGVLELGSSEIIKEDWSLVHLTKCLFPSRFWNPPVDPRGENQSNDESALVDASKRPFSKPVGTAYHNISKKSYRKKIVDDDDKESSLSPSLSGPLSHVEAERQRRDKMNQRFYALRSVVPNVSRMDKASLLADAVDYIKELRSRIDALESKLFKYERSSPKRLKSDRAVADVSETTSLLSNNSSTMASTTLAVPRLSEMAVEVKVLGPEAVILVRSPNVGHPCARLMDVLEELGLAVRHASMSCVKGMMRQDVVIRTPVDCLVSDHSMRDAIRNKLCKL; encoded by the coding sequence ATGCGGGCCAGTCTTCGGACACCTAGTTATGCCTCAACTTCTTATATAAGGGAGACATCCTGGCTCGAgctgaacaacttgctcctcaTGGAAGAACTCGCATCTTGCGCTTCCTCCTCCttacttttcccttttcatcataAAGCCTCACCCACTCTCCAGCAACTCGTCCACTTGATCCTCCAAACCCGAACTGAGGAGTGGATTTACTTCATCTTTTGGCGGCCCTCAAGAGACAAACACGGCTGTCTCGTCCTCACCTGGGCCGACGGCCATTTCCAAGGAACTACAAGAGACCCATTCACATCCAAACACACCACCAAAAGGGTGCTCGAAGAAACCCAATGTCTGAATGATAAGTTCGCTCACAGTAGCGACATCGGTGACCCTGAATGGTACTACATATTCTCGGTTGCGAGGTCATATTCATCCGAACATGGCCTTCTGGGGAAAGCATTTCGCTCAGGAGGTCACGTCTGGTTGAATGGTGAAGACCGCCATGAGCTGGAGATGTATGAGTGTGATGAGAGGGTCAAAGAAGCAAGAATGTATGGAATCAAGAGCATAGCGTGCATATCAATCCCTAATGGTTCTGGGGTTCTTGAATTGGGCTCCTCAGAGATCATTAAAGAAGATTGGAGCTTAGTTCATTTGACCAAGTGCCTCTTCCCTTCTCGTTTCTGGAACCCTCCTGTCGATCCTCGTGGAGAGAACCAATCCAACGACGAATCGGCACTTGTCGATGCCAGCAAGCGTCCATTTTCTAAACCTGTCGGCACGGCATATCATAACATATCTAAGAAGAGCTATCGGAAGAAAATAGTCGACGACGACGATAAAGAATCTTCATTGTCGCCGTCGCTGTCAGGTCCCTTGAGCCACGTGGAGGCAGAGCGGCAGCGAAGGGATAAAATGAACCAGCGGTTCTATGCGCTCCGTTCCGTCGTCCCCAACGTGTCAAGGATGGACAAGGCGTCTCTCCTTGCTGATGCCGTCGACTACATCAAGGAACTCCGGTCCCGGATCGACGCATTGGAGTCCAAGCTCTTCAAGTACGAGCGCTCGTCTCCGAAGCGCCTCAAGAGTGATAGGGCTGTCGCTGACGTGAGTGAGACAACGTCGCTTCTGAGCAACAACAGCTCGACAATGGCCTCAACGACGTTGGCTGTCCCAAGGCTGAGTGAGATGGCGGTGGAGGTGAAGGTGTTGGGGCCGGAGGCGGTGATCCTGGTGCGGAGCCCCAATGTGGGGCATCCGTGCGCGAGGTTGATGGACGTGCTCGAGGAATTGGGGTTGGCGGTCCGACACGCCAGCATGTCGTGTGTGAAGGGGATGATGCGTCAGGATGTGGTGATTAGGACTCCGGTTGACTGCTTGGTCAGCGACCATTCCATGAGAGATGCCATTCGGAATAAGCTATGCAAGTTGTAA